A DNA window from Planctomycetia bacterium contains the following coding sequences:
- a CDS encoding UPF0721 transmembrane protein, protein MSAAADWPIMAGLSADGPAGLALLAGAAAAAGAINSVAGGGTILTFPVLGMILPPDPGRLVTANATSTLGLWPASLAASWAYRSDRARQPAWTRWLLLPSVVGAAVGVALVLALPERLFAGAVPWLILLAAVLFAAQPRLTALAHGGGRAAPVAPSPARIVAACGLQFLVAIYGGYFGAGIGILMLAVLGMLDLGDIHQLNAAKNSLATVVNGTAALAFVAGDALGPHDVSWLHVAVMAGASILGSIVAARFARRLPAAAVRRGVSLIGFALAGYYVLIRS, encoded by the coding sequence ATGAGCGCGGCAGCGGACTGGCCGATCATGGCCGGGCTCTCGGCCGACGGCCCGGCGGGTCTGGCGCTGCTCGCCGGCGCGGCGGCCGCGGCGGGTGCGATCAACTCGGTCGCCGGCGGCGGCACGATCCTCACCTTCCCCGTGCTGGGGATGATCCTGCCGCCCGACCCGGGCCGGCTGGTCACCGCCAACGCCACGAGCACGCTCGGGCTCTGGCCGGCCTCGCTCGCCGCGTCGTGGGCCTATCGCAGCGATCGCGCGCGGCAGCCGGCCTGGACCCGCTGGCTGCTGCTGCCGAGCGTGGTCGGCGCGGCTGTCGGCGTGGCGCTTGTCCTCGCCCTCCCCGAGCGGTTGTTCGCCGGCGCGGTGCCGTGGCTGATCCTGCTGGCGGCGGTGCTGTTCGCGGCGCAGCCGCGGTTGACGGCGCTTGCTCACGGGGGTGGACGGGCCGCCCCGGTCGCCCCGTCGCCGGCGCGGATCGTCGCCGCCTGCGGGCTACAGTTTCTCGTCGCCATCTACGGCGGGTACTTCGGCGCCGGGATCGGGATCCTCATGCTCGCGGTGCTGGGCATGCTCGACCTCGGCGACATCCACCAGCTCAACGCCGCCAAGAACTCCCTCGCGACCGTGGTCAACGGCACGGCGGCCCTGGCCTTCGTGGCCGGCGACGCGCTGGGCCCGCACGACGTCTCCTGGCTCCACGTCGCGGTGATGGCCGGGGCGTCGATCCTGGGTAGCATCGTCGCGGCCCGGTTCGCCCGCCGTCTCCCGGCGGCGGCCGTGCGCCGCGGCGTGTCCCTGATCGGCTTCGCCCTCGCGGGCTACTATGTGCTCATCCGCTCCTGA
- a CDS encoding ABC transporter ATP-binding protein — translation MIVSTAGLTKRYAGFTALDACSLEVGAGEIFGLLGPNGAGKTTLLRLLLGYIRPTAGRATVCGHDCATDSLGVRSRTAYLPGEARLFRRMTADGVIAFFAELRRDCGRAAAVAIADRLGLDRTRQVGRMSTGMRQKLAIAVVLATDVPLVILDEPTANLDPNARAEVLRLVQEARSAGKTVIFSSHVLSEVEEICDRVAILRSGKVAHEESMRSLRRGHLIRARLAGAFAGVPAALATRVAVAECAAGRIVLEASDSLGPLLGWLATLPLDEVQVEPVGLAAVYDRVHR, via the coding sequence ATGATCGTCAGCACCGCAGGCCTCACGAAACGCTACGCCGGCTTCACGGCCCTCGACGCCTGCTCGCTCGAGGTCGGCGCGGGGGAGATCTTCGGCCTCCTCGGCCCCAACGGGGCCGGCAAGACGACGCTCCTTCGGCTGCTCCTCGGCTACATCCGGCCGACGGCGGGCCGGGCGACGGTCTGCGGCCACGACTGCGCGACCGACTCGCTCGGCGTCCGCAGCCGCACGGCCTACCTGCCGGGGGAGGCCCGGCTGTTTCGCCGGATGACGGCGGACGGCGTGATCGCCTTCTTCGCCGAGTTGCGCCGCGACTGCGGCCGTGCCGCGGCGGTCGCCATCGCCGACCGACTCGGGCTCGACCGGACGCGGCAGGTGGGGCGGATGAGCACGGGCATGCGGCAGAAGCTGGCGATCGCTGTGGTTCTGGCCACCGACGTCCCGCTGGTGATCCTCGACGAGCCGACGGCGAACCTCGATCCCAACGCGCGGGCCGAAGTCCTCCGGCTCGTGCAAGAAGCGCGATCCGCCGGCAAGACGGTGATCTTCTCGTCGCACGTGCTCTCCGAGGTCGAGGAGATCTGCGACCGAGTGGCGATCCTGCGTTCGGGGAAAGTGGCCCACGAGGAGTCGATGCGATCGCTGCGCCGCGGCCACCTGATCCGGGCCCGTCTGGCGGGGGCGTTTGCCGGCGTCCCCGCAGCACTGGCAACGCGGGTCGCGGTGGCGGAGTGTGCCGCCGGCCGCATCGTGCTGGAGGCGTCCGACTCACTGGGGCCTCTGCTCGGCTGGCTGGCCACGCTGCCGCTCGACGAGGTGCAGGTCGAGCCGGTCGGCCTCGCCGCCGTCTACGACCGCGTTCATCGCTGA